One region of Polaribacter pectinis genomic DNA includes:
- a CDS encoding 3'-5' exonuclease, giving the protein MELDLKKPIVFFDLETTGVNIASDRIVEIAILKVFPNGNKESKTWLVNPEIEIPQGAIDVHGITNEKVVTEPTFKELASEVSKMIEGCDLAGFNSNRFDIPLLAEELMRAGIDFDMKNRKAIDVQVIFHKKEQRTLSAGYQFYCGKELEGAHGAEADTNATYEILLAQVDKYEDIGNSVDALSEFSTHGERADFAGFILMNEEKQEIFSFGKYKGRTVEEVFKENPGYNNWIQNADFPLYTKKVLKEIKERMSAPKDTMSEADKLQALQQKFNLR; this is encoded by the coding sequence ATGGAATTAGATTTAAAAAAACCAATCGTATTTTTCGATTTAGAAACAACAGGAGTTAATATTGCTTCAGATAGAATTGTAGAAATTGCAATTTTAAAGGTTTTTCCTAACGGAAATAAAGAAAGTAAAACTTGGTTGGTAAACCCAGAAATAGAAATTCCACAAGGAGCAATAGATGTACATGGAATTACCAATGAAAAAGTGGTTACAGAACCAACTTTTAAAGAATTGGCAAGCGAAGTAAGTAAAATGATTGAAGGTTGCGATTTGGCAGGTTTTAACTCTAATAGATTCGATATTCCACTTTTAGCAGAAGAATTAATGCGTGCTGGAATCGATTTTGATATGAAAAATAGAAAAGCAATTGACGTGCAAGTTATTTTTCATAAAAAAGAACAAAGAACTTTAAGTGCTGGCTATCAATTTTACTGCGGAAAAGAATTGGAAGGCGCACATGGAGCAGAAGCAGATACCAATGCAACGTATGAAATTTTGTTAGCGCAAGTAGACAAATACGAAGATATTGGAAATTCTGTAGATGCTTTAAGCGAATTTTCAACACATGGTGAAAGAGCAGATTTTGCAGGTTTTATTTTGATGAATGAAGAAAAACAAGAAATTTTCTCTTTCGGAAAATACAAAGGAAGAACTGTAGAAGAAGTATTTAAAGAAAATCCTGGGTATAATAATTGGATTCAGAATGCAGATTTTCCTCTTTATACAAAAAAGGTTTTAAAAGAAATAAAAGAAAGAATGTCTGCTCCAAAAGACACCATGTCTGAAGCAGATAAGTTACAGGCTTTGCAGCAGAAGTTTAATTTACGATAG
- a CDS encoding peroxiredoxin: MATIVGKKFPDLNVDAMNEMGDTFKVNVLEEAVNNKKKVLLFWYPKDFTFVCPTELHAFQAALGEFEKRNTVVIGASCDTPEVHFAWLSTSKDNGGIEGVTYPILADSNRNLSSILGILDITNETFDEVSQTIQVEGDNVTYRATYLIDEEGTVFHEGINHMPVGRNVNEFLRLIDAYSHVQTNGEVCPANWEEGKDAMSPNAKGTAAYLASH; encoded by the coding sequence ATGGCAACAATAGTAGGTAAGAAATTTCCAGATTTAAATGTAGACGCAATGAATGAAATGGGTGATACATTTAAGGTAAATGTTTTAGAGGAAGCAGTTAATAACAAGAAGAAAGTGTTATTATTTTGGTATCCTAAAGATTTTACATTTGTATGTCCTACAGAATTACATGCTTTTCAAGCAGCTTTAGGAGAATTCGAAAAAAGAAATACAGTTGTAATTGGTGCTTCTTGTGATACTCCAGAAGTACATTTTGCTTGGTTAAGCACTTCTAAAGATAATGGTGGAATTGAAGGTGTAACTTACCCAATTTTAGCAGACTCTAATCGTAATTTATCATCAATTTTAGGGATCTTAGATATTACAAACGAAACTTTTGATGAGGTTTCTCAAACAATTCAAGTTGAGGGAGATAATGTAACTTATAGAGCTACTTATTTAATTGACGAAGAAGGAACTGTTTTTCATGAAGGAATTAATCATATGCCAGTTGGTAGAAATGTAAATGAGTTTTTACGTTTAATTGATGCATATTCTCATGTTCAAACAAACGGAGAAGTTTGTCCAGCAAACTGGGAAGAAGGTAAAGATGCAATGTCGCCAAACGCAAAAGGTACAGCTGCATATTTAGCAAGTCATTAA
- a CDS encoding ABC transporter ATPase, translating into MFTAYKNLPNNSRVWIYQSDREFTNKEIEFISAKAEEFINQWTRHGDDLKGSFTIKYNQFLVLAVDESFNNVSGCSIDSSVRFIQQLENELQLDLMNKMNVTFKDNDTINLVKLSDFQNFAKERKVTSETIVFNNMVNSKEEFENNWEVPAKESWHKRFLV; encoded by the coding sequence ATGTTTACAGCATATAAAAATTTACCAAATAATTCTCGAGTTTGGATTTATCAATCTGACAGGGAGTTTACAAATAAAGAAATCGAGTTTATTTCAGCAAAAGCAGAAGAATTCATTAATCAATGGACGCGTCATGGAGACGATTTAAAAGGATCATTTACCATAAAGTACAATCAGTTTTTAGTATTGGCAGTAGATGAAAGTTTTAATAACGTATCTGGTTGTTCTATAGATAGTTCTGTTCGTTTTATTCAGCAATTAGAAAATGAATTACAGTTAGATTTAATGAACAAAATGAATGTTACTTTTAAAGATAATGACACGATTAATTTAGTGAAATTGTCTGATTTTCAGAATTTTGCAAAAGAAAGAAAAGTAACCTCGGAAACCATTGTTTTTAATAATATGGTAAATTCTAAAGAAGAATTTGAAAACAATTGGGAAGTTCCTGCAAAAGAAAGTTGGCACAAACGCTTTTTGGTATAA
- a CDS encoding thioredoxin family protein encodes MVQELTEDNLQVIVNGNEKVIVQYSATWCGNCRIMKPKFKKLATEMDTIKFVIVDAEKFPESRKLADVSNLPTFAIFENGEKKNQTQTNKFDVLKDLVNELV; translated from the coding sequence ATGGTACAAGAATTAACAGAAGACAATTTACAAGTTATTGTAAATGGAAACGAAAAAGTAATTGTACAATACTCTGCAACATGGTGTGGAAATTGTAGAATTATGAAGCCAAAGTTTAAGAAATTGGCAACAGAAATGGATACAATTAAGTTTGTAATTGTTGATGCAGAAAAGTTTCCAGAAAGTAGAAAATTAGCAGACGTAAGTAATTTACCAACATTTGCAATTTTTGAAAATGGAGAAAAGAAAAATCAAACTCAAACGAACAAGTTTGATGTTTTAAAAGATTTAGTTAACGAATTAGTTTAA
- a CDS encoding DUF6952 family protein, with amino-acid sequence MKLPVIKHLTSFIEENDQDYVLETIETLEALTEVPSLKDEELDVIGELISNMYGAIEVDKMVKEGTPKKDALNTFMKRVLGSIDN; translated from the coding sequence ATGAAATTACCAGTAATTAAGCATTTGACTAGTTTTATTGAAGAAAACGATCAAGATTACGTTTTAGAAACGATTGAAACATTAGAGGCTTTAACTGAAGTTCCTTCATTAAAAGATGAAGAATTAGATGTTATTGGTGAGTTAATTTCTAATATGTATGGTGCTATTGAAGTAGATAAAATGGTAAAAGAAGGTACACCTAAAAAAGATGCGTTAAATACTTTTATGAAACGTGTTTTAGGATCTATAGATAACTAA
- a CDS encoding SGNH/GDSL hydrolase family protein: MKKKIMMNSKLRYFLGCVISIPLLPILLFQGKNIRKKVPKLPEAKEPKGFVNGNFKNTLNILSIGESTIAGVGVDFHKNGFTGALANTLSTELQCNINWRVYAKSGFTVKQVSKNIIPKIEETKADIIVIGMGGNDAFTLNSPNKWVNDIENLINKIQNKFPKTPIYFTNMPPIKEFPAFTKAIKFVIGNLVEILGKRLKVTTDTKENAFYNSEIVTLKTWSERHSLPNNDSKIYFSDGVHPSELTYQVWGKEMANFIIKNHQA; this comes from the coding sequence ATGAAGAAAAAAATAATGATGAATAGTAAACTTCGTTATTTTTTAGGTTGTGTAATTTCCATTCCACTTTTACCTATTTTACTTTTTCAAGGAAAAAATATTAGAAAAAAAGTACCAAAACTACCTGAAGCAAAAGAACCAAAAGGTTTTGTAAATGGTAATTTCAAAAACACTTTAAACATTTTATCTATTGGTGAAAGTACTATTGCTGGAGTTGGTGTCGATTTTCATAAAAACGGATTTACAGGTGCTTTAGCAAATACACTTTCTACAGAGTTACAATGTAATATTAATTGGCGAGTGTATGCCAAAAGTGGTTTTACTGTAAAACAAGTTTCTAAAAATATCATTCCAAAAATTGAAGAAACAAAAGCTGATATTATTGTAATTGGAATGGGTGGAAATGATGCTTTTACTTTAAATTCTCCTAATAAATGGGTAAATGATATTGAAAACTTAATTAATAAAATTCAGAATAAATTCCCGAAAACTCCTATTTATTTTACAAATATGCCACCAATAAAAGAGTTTCCTGCATTTACAAAAGCCATAAAATTTGTGATTGGCAATTTAGTAGAAATTTTAGGTAAACGATTAAAAGTTACAACAGACACAAAAGAAAATGCCTTTTACAATTCAGAAATTGTAACGTTAAAAACCTGGAGTGAAAGACATTCTTTACCAAATAACGATTCTAAAATTTATTTTAGTGATGGTGTACATCCATCTGAATTAACGTACCAAGTTTGGGGTAAAGAAATGGCAAACTTTATTATTAAAAATCACCAAGCATAA
- a CDS encoding PPK2 family polyphosphate kinase: MKLEKYKVNNTIKLKDFNTKEVEENAKKALNKVSKKLAKLQNTMYAEGKYSALICLQGMDTSGKDSLIREVFKEFNARGVEVHSFKVPTELELQHDFLWRHYIALPAKGKVAVFNRTHYENVLVTRVHPGYIFGENIPSVKSLDDLDDAFYHDRMDRINDFENHLVKNGTIVLKFFLNLSKDEQKNRLLRRLNIPEKNWKFSAGDLKERKLWDKYQFCYEDLLNRTSKENAPWFIIPADDKPTARLILAEILLEELKKYNFKEPSLPAKMQAQVEEFKAQLNNE; this comes from the coding sequence ATGAAATTAGAGAAATACAAAGTAAATAACACCATTAAATTAAAAGATTTCAATACAAAAGAAGTCGAAGAAAATGCTAAAAAAGCACTAAATAAAGTCAGTAAAAAGTTAGCGAAATTACAAAACACCATGTATGCAGAAGGCAAATATAGTGCGTTAATTTGCTTACAAGGAATGGATACTTCTGGTAAAGACAGCTTAATTAGAGAGGTTTTTAAAGAATTTAATGCACGTGGTGTAGAGGTACACAGTTTTAAAGTACCTACAGAATTAGAGTTGCAACACGATTTTTTATGGCGCCATTATATTGCATTGCCAGCCAAAGGAAAAGTGGCTGTTTTTAACAGAACACATTACGAAAATGTTTTGGTAACAAGAGTGCATCCTGGTTATATTTTTGGTGAAAATATTCCGTCTGTAAAAAGTTTAGACGATTTAGACGATGCTTTTTATCATGATAGAATGGACAGAATTAACGATTTCGAAAATCATTTGGTTAAAAACGGAACTATTGTTTTAAAGTTCTTTTTAAATTTATCTAAAGACGAACAAAAAAATAGACTATTAAGACGATTAAATATTCCTGAAAAGAATTGGAAATTTTCTGCGGGAGATCTAAAAGAACGCAAATTGTGGGATAAATATCAATTCTGTTATGAAGATTTATTAAATAGAACTTCTAAAGAAAATGCACCTTGGTTTATAATTCCTGCAGATGATAAGCCAACTGCTAGATTAATTTTAGCAGAAATTTTACTAGAGGAATTAAAAAAGTATAATTTTAAAGAACCTTCATTGCCAGCCAAAATGCAAGCACAAGTAGAAGAATTTAAAGCACAATTAAATAACGAATAA
- a CDS encoding flavodoxin family protein has translation MNKTIIIQGSSKSLGNTHKVINYLNKNNQFDVVDLKTKNIGPFDYDFANAADDFLPLMEEIIANYDTIIFATPVYWYSMSGILKDFFDRMSDLLHYKKELGKQLRGKNMAMISNSTANDLKVGFTMPFIESANYLGMNYLGDTHAWFSGDEIDEDAKTQIDTFRELV, from the coding sequence ATGAATAAAACAATAATTATACAAGGAAGTTCTAAAAGTTTAGGAAACACACATAAAGTTATAAATTATCTAAACAAAAACAATCAGTTTGATGTTGTGGATTTAAAAACAAAAAATATTGGTCCTTTTGATTATGATTTTGCAAATGCTGCTGATGATTTTCTCCCTTTAATGGAAGAAATAATAGCGAATTACGATACCATAATTTTTGCAACTCCTGTGTATTGGTATAGCATGAGTGGAATTCTAAAAGATTTTTTTGATCGAATGTCCGATTTATTGCATTACAAAAAAGAACTTGGCAAACAATTACGTGGTAAAAACATGGCAATGATTAGTAACTCTACAGCAAACGATTTAAAAGTTGGTTTTACAATGCCATTTATAGAAAGCGCCAATTATTTAGGAATGAATTATCTAGGAGACACACATGCTTGGTTTTCTGGTGATGAAATTGATGAAGATGCTAAAACTCAAATTGATACTTTTAGGGAATTAGTTTAG
- a CDS encoding pentapeptide repeat-containing protein: MDLNRKEIIKIIAKPRNQRINFKGLDLKNIDLNNLSFIKIDFNRANLSNCNLKNVVIENSCDFSNITSENGNFENINFLNKYQFSYWSVSEMNNVFLKNCNFKNSFLSPIEIKESTITDCDFSNSDLSGVNFRGTKFKNVNFENANLEGACFYDTVLNNVNLNKAKISQVRFDNAGFEKVEYNGELLTKENCTNYYSQQHI, encoded by the coding sequence ATGGATTTAAATAGAAAAGAAATAATAAAAATTATTGCTAAACCAAGAAATCAAAGGATTAACTTCAAAGGTTTAGACTTGAAAAATATCGACTTGAACAATTTAAGTTTTATAAAAATTGACTTCAATAGAGCAAATTTATCAAATTGTAATTTAAAGAATGTTGTTATTGAAAATAGTTGTGATTTTAGTAACATAACATCGGAAAATGGAAATTTTGAAAACATCAATTTTCTAAATAAATATCAATTTTCATATTGGAGTGTTTCAGAAATGAATAATGTGTTTTTAAAAAACTGTAATTTTAAAAATTCTTTTTTAAGTCCAATTGAAATAAAAGAATCAACAATTACAGATTGTGATTTTAGCAACTCTGATTTAAGTGGAGTTAATTTTAGAGGAACAAAATTTAAGAATGTGAATTTTGAAAACGCTAATTTAGAAGGTGCTTGTTTTTATGACACAGTTTTGAATAATGTAAATTTGAATAAAGCAAAAATTTCGCAAGTACGTTTTGATAATGCTGGATTTGAAAAAGTTGAATATAATGGAGAATTATTAACGAAAGAAAACTGTACAAATTACTACAGCCAACAACATATATAA
- the katG gene encoding catalase/peroxidase HPI, whose product MNNTDSFDINEDASKCPFMGGTQKKSAGGGTSNRDWWPNELKLNILRQNASKSNPMGEDFDYASAFNSVDFDALKKDVTNLMTDSQDWWPADYGHYGGFMIRMAWHSAGTYRVGDGRGGAASGNQRFAPLNSWPDNGNLDKARLLLWPIKKKYGNKISWADLMILAGNCALESMGFPTFGFAGGREDVWEPEQDIYWGSETGWLDNDERYDTSDGDLEGHLGAAHMGLIYVNPEGPNGVPDPLKSAHDIKITFERMAMNDEETVALVAGGHTFGKAHGAADPEKYVGKEPHGASIEEMSTGWKNSFGTGVLDDTITSGIEGAWTPNPTRWDNEYFDVLLNYDWELTKSPAGAHQWTPTAESNARMAPKAGDANGKQALMMTTADMALKMDPTYLEISKRFHNDHKAFEDAFARAWYKLTHRDMGPISRYLGPEIPSEELLWQDPIPTVNYKLSDTDILSLKKMILDSGLTVSQLVSTAWASASTYRDSDKRGGANGARIRLEPQKNWDVNKPEELQIVLATYEKIQANFNGTVSIADLIVLGGNVGIEEAAKNAGHSISVPFSQGRGDASQEQTDVESFAYLEPLADGFRNYVNPKLKNVAAEDLLVDKANLLTLSIPEMTVLVGGLRVLGANYDNSKHGVFTDKIGNLTNDFFANILDFSFTWKAANSEEKEFIGRDRRTNAMKFSGTRADLIFGSNTELRAIAEVYGANDGQEKFVNDFVTAWTKVMNLDRFDLK is encoded by the coding sequence ATGAATAATACTGATAGTTTTGATATAAATGAAGATGCTAGTAAATGTCCTTTTATGGGCGGTACTCAAAAAAAATCTGCTGGCGGAGGAACAAGCAATAGAGATTGGTGGCCAAATGAATTAAAATTAAATATTTTACGTCAAAATGCTTCAAAATCAAATCCAATGGGAGAAGATTTTGATTATGCATCAGCATTCAATAGTGTAGATTTTGATGCATTAAAAAAAGATGTTACCAACTTAATGACAGATTCACAAGATTGGTGGCCTGCAGATTATGGTCATTATGGTGGTTTTATGATTCGTATGGCTTGGCACAGCGCTGGAACTTACAGAGTTGGAGATGGAAGAGGTGGTGCAGCATCTGGAAACCAACGTTTTGCTCCTTTAAATAGTTGGCCAGACAATGGTAATTTAGACAAAGCTCGTTTGTTATTATGGCCTATAAAAAAGAAATATGGAAATAAAATTTCTTGGGCAGACTTAATGATTCTTGCAGGAAATTGTGCTTTAGAATCTATGGGCTTTCCTACTTTTGGTTTTGCTGGAGGAAGAGAAGATGTTTGGGAGCCAGAACAAGATATTTATTGGGGAAGTGAAACAGGTTGGTTAGATAATGATGAGAGATATGACACAAGTGATGGTGATTTAGAAGGTCATTTAGGAGCAGCACACATGGGCTTAATTTATGTAAATCCTGAAGGGCCAAATGGCGTTCCAGATCCTTTAAAGTCTGCTCATGATATTAAGATTACGTTCGAACGTATGGCTATGAATGATGAAGAAACTGTGGCTTTAGTTGCTGGTGGTCATACTTTTGGAAAAGCACACGGAGCTGCGGATCCAGAAAAGTATGTTGGTAAAGAGCCTCATGGCGCTTCCATTGAAGAAATGAGTACAGGTTGGAAAAATTCTTTTGGAACGGGTGTTTTAGATGATACTATAACAAGTGGAATTGAAGGTGCTTGGACACCAAACCCAACAAGATGGGATAATGAATATTTTGATGTTTTATTAAATTATGATTGGGAATTAACTAAAAGTCCTGCTGGTGCTCATCAATGGACACCTACTGCTGAGTCAAATGCAAGAATGGCTCCTAAAGCTGGTGATGCAAATGGTAAACAGGCTTTAATGATGACTACTGCTGATATGGCTTTAAAAATGGATCCAACATATTTAGAAATATCTAAACGTTTTCATAATGACCACAAAGCTTTTGAAGATGCTTTTGCTAGAGCTTGGTACAAATTAACTCACAGAGATATGGGACCAATTTCTCGTTATTTAGGTCCAGAAATTCCAAGTGAAGAATTGCTTTGGCAAGATCCAATTCCAACTGTAAATTATAAGTTATCTGATACTGATATTTTATCATTGAAAAAAATGATTTTAGATAGTGGTTTAACAGTGTCTCAACTAGTTTCTACAGCATGGGCTTCTGCTTCTACTTATAGAGATTCTGACAAACGTGGTGGTGCAAATGGAGCTAGAATCCGTTTAGAACCTCAAAAAAATTGGGATGTTAATAAACCAGAAGAATTACAAATTGTATTAGCTACTTATGAAAAAATTCAAGCCAATTTTAATGGCACAGTTTCAATAGCTGATTTAATTGTTTTAGGTGGTAATGTTGGTATTGAAGAAGCTGCAAAAAATGCAGGACACTCTATTTCAGTTCCTTTTTCTCAAGGAAGAGGAGATGCTTCTCAAGAACAAACTGATGTAGAATCTTTTGCATATTTAGAACCTTTAGCAGATGGGTTTAGAAACTATGTAAACCCAAAATTAAAAAATGTGGCAGCCGAAGATTTATTAGTTGATAAAGCTAATTTATTAACGCTTTCTATTCCAGAAATGACCGTTCTTGTGGGTGGTTTACGTGTTTTAGGTGCAAATTATGACAATTCTAAACATGGTGTTTTTACTGACAAGATAGGAAATTTAACAAACGATTTCTTTGCCAATATTCTTGATTTTTCATTCACATGGAAAGCTGCTAATTCTGAAGAAAAAGAATTTATTGGACGTGATAGAAGAACAAATGCTATGAAGTTTTCTGGAACTCGTGCTGATTTAATTTTTGGTTCTAACACAGAATTAAGAGCTATTGCAGAAGTTTACGGAGCAAATGATGGACAAGAAAAATTTGTTAATGACTTTGTAACTGCTTGGACTAAAGTGATGAATTTAGATCGTTTCGATTTAAAATAA